The following coding sequences lie in one Panicum virgatum strain AP13 chromosome 6N, P.virgatum_v5, whole genome shotgun sequence genomic window:
- the LOC120678031 gene encoding exopolygalacturonase-like → MEARLALVVVVLLASAPAGGANVFNAKNYGAKGNGVVDDTKPLMTTWKAACGTAGAVTMLVPAGIYHIGPVQFHGPCKASTLTFQLQGTLKAATDLKRFGNDWIEFGWVNGLTVTGGTIDGQGAASWPFNKCPVRKDCKVLPTSVLFVNNQNTVVKDLTSVNPKFFHIALLSTKNIKMSGLKISAPSNSPNTDGIHIERSAGVYIMDTHIATGDDCISVGQGNDNVDVARVQCGPGHGMSVGSLGRYAGEGDVTRVHIRDMTFTGTMNGVRIKTWENSPTKSNAAHMVFENLVMNDVQNPIIIDQKYCPYYNCEHKYVSGVTIKDIQFKNIKGTATTPVAVLLRCGVPCQGLVLQDVNLRYKGQGTVSAKCENAKAKYVGVQLPKPCP, encoded by the exons ATGGAGGCGCGGCTggccctcgtcgtcgtcgtgctcCTCGCGTCCGCGCCCGCCGGCGGGGCGAACGTCTTCAACGCCAAGAACTATGGCGCCAAGGGCAACGGCGTCGTTGACGACACCAAG CCTCTGATGACGACATGGAAGGCGGCGTGCGGGACGGCCGGCGCCGTGACGATGCTGGTGCCGGCGGGGATCTACCACATCGGCCCAGTGCAGTTCCACGGCCCCTGCAAGGCATCCACCTTGACCTTCCAGCTGCAG GGGACGCTCAAGGCCGCGACGGACCTGAAGCGGTTCGGCAACGACTGGATCGAGTTCGGGTGGGTGAACGGGCTCACCGTCACCGGCGGCACCATCGACGGCCAGGGCGCCGCGTCCTGGCCCTTCAACAAGTGCCCCGTCCGCAAGGACTGCAAAGTCCTGCCCACA AGCGTGCTGTTCGTCAACAACCAGAACACGGTGGTCAAGGACCTGACGTCGGTGAACCCCAAGTTCTTCCACATCGCGCTGCTGTCCACCAAGAACATCAAGATGAGCGGGCTCAAGATCAGCGCGCCGTCCAACAGCCCCAACACCGACGGCATCCACATCGAGCGCAGCGCCGGCGTGTACATCATGGACACGCACATCGCCACCGGCGACGACTGCATCTCCGTCGGCCAGGGCAACGACAACGTTGACGTGGCCCGCGTGCAGTGCGGCCCGGGCCACGGCATGAGCGTCGGCAGCCTGGGGCGCTATGCCGGCGAGGGCGACGTCACGCGGGTGCACATCCGGGACATGACGTTCACGGGAACCATGAACGGCGTCCGCATCAAGACGTGGGAGAACTCGCCCACCAAGAGTAACGCCGCGCACATGGTCTTCGAGAACCTCGTCATGAACGACGTCCAAAACCCCATCATCATTGACCAGAAGTACTGCCCCTACTACAACTGCGAGCACAAG TACGTGTCCGGGGTGACGATCAAGGACATCCAGTTCAAGAACATCAAGGGCACGGCGACGACGCCGGTGGCCGTGCTGCTCAGGTGCGGCGTGCCGTGCCAGGGCCTGGTGCTGCAGGACGTGAACCTCAGGTACAAGGGGCAGGGCACCGTGTCGGCCAAGTGCGAGAACGCCAAGGCCAAGTACGTCGGCGTGCAGCTACCCAAGCCCTGCCCCTAG
- the LOC120679230 gene encoding enoyl-[acyl-carrier-protein] reductase [NADH] 1, chloroplastic-like: protein MSASAAAGVKMVSARPCISASQGMLASRAAVSRIETTARFASCPKICCSRPLGSKRAGFVVRAMSGESGPQGLPIDLRGKRAFIAGVADDNGYGWAIAKALAAAGAEILVGTWVPALNIFETSLRRGKFDESRKLPDGSLMDIVKVYPLDAVYDSPEDVPEDVKSNKRYAGSSNWTVKEVAETVKNDFGSIDILVHSLANGPEVTKPLLETSRRGYLAAISASSYSYVSLLQHFLPIMNPGGASISLTYIASEKAIPGYGGGMSSAKAALESDTRVLAFEAGRKGKIRVNTISAGPLGSRAAKAIGFIEKMIEYSYVNAPLQKELLADEVGNTAAFLVSPLASAITGSIVYVDNGLNTMGLAVDSPTITS, encoded by the exons ATGAGTGCTTCAGCAGCTGCTGGTGTGAAGATGGTGTCTGCACGCCCCTGCATCTCGGCTTCACAAGGAATGCTTGCCTCGAGGGCAGCGGTTTCCAGGATTGAAACCACCGCTAGATTTGCAAGCTGCCCCAAAATCTGCTGCTCCAGGCCTCTTGGTTCTAAGCGTGCTGGTTTTGTCGTAAGAGCAATGTCAGGAGAGAGTGGCCCACAGGGGCTTCCCATTGATCTCAGAG GTAAAAGGGCAtttattgctggagttgctgatgACAATGGCTATGGATGGGCAATTGCAAAAGCTCTTGCTGCAGCTGGTGCGGAAATTCTTGTTGGTACATGGGTGCCG GCACTTAACATATTTGAGACAAGTCTGAGGCGTGGAAAGTTCGACGAATCACGCAA GTTGCCAGATGGATCTCTTATGGATATTGTTAAAGTCTATCCACTTGATGCTGTCTATGATTCCCCTGAAGATGTTCCTGAAGAT GTAAAATCGAACAAAAGATATGCTGGATCATCAAACTGGACTGTTAAG GAAGTTGCTGAAACAGTAAAGAATGATTTTGGCAGCATtgacatacttgtgcattctctTGCTAATGGCCCTGAG GTAACGAAGCCATTGTTGGAGACATCAAGAAGAGGCTATCTTGCTGCTATTTCAGCATCCAGTTACTCCTATGTTTCATTGCTTCAACATTTCCTTCCTATAATGAATCCAG GTGGTGCTAGCATCTCTCTAACGTACATTGCGTCTGAAAAGGCAATTCCTGG ATATGGTGGTGGCATGAGTTCCGCCAAAGCAGCTCTTGAGAGTGATACACGG GTGCTTGCTTTTGAAGCCGGACGTAAAGGCAAAATCAGAGTTAACACCATATCTGCAG GCCCTTTGGGGAGCAGAGCAGCTAAGGCAATTGGATTTATTGAGAAGATGATAGAGTACTCTTATGTTAATGCACCGCTGCAGAAGGAGCTGTTGGCAG ATGAGGTGGGGAACACAGCTGCATTCCTGGTGTCTCCATTGGCTTCTGCCATCACTGGCTCGATCGTCTATGTTGACAACGGACTCAATACTATGGGGCTTGCGGTTGACAGCCCTACGATAACGTCATAG